One Candidatus Methylomirabilis lanthanidiphila genomic region harbors:
- the priA_2 gene encoding Primosomal protein N': protein VPPFYKGGNGGIYVEGDFTGVERSQKERTTYEERKPLIFSRALADAIKETVTKGEQVLLFVNRRGYARVLLCRECGFTLRCPHCSVSLIYHAVDASMRCHYCDHRKRPPGRCPRCDGIACGWLGYGTQQVEAAARLLAPDASIVRMDRDTTRQRRAHRQILRGMQQRRTQILIGTQMVGKGHDFPGITLVGILSADASMQIPDFRAGERTYALLTQVAGRAGRGDRPGHVIVQTYNPEHYCILAARNHDYEALYNIERPLREKRGLPPFGCLILLVVASSHEGQAQERAERLASLLVGQAVSSLAVEGPAPAPLYRLKGRYRWQILAKGPDPSTLHHWVKETIAQLSPSEQTGIEIDVDPVDLC, encoded by the coding sequence GTTCCCCCCTTTTATAAAGGGGGGAACGGGGGGATTTACGTAGAAGGGGATTTCACGGGTGTCGAGAGATCCCAGAAGGAACGGACAACGTATGAAGAGCGCAAGCCGCTCATCTTTTCCCGGGCGTTGGCCGATGCGATCAAGGAAACAGTGACAAAAGGGGAACAGGTCCTGCTATTCGTTAATCGACGGGGTTATGCAAGGGTGTTGCTCTGCCGCGAGTGCGGCTTTACCTTGCGGTGCCCGCATTGCAGCGTCTCGCTCATCTATCATGCGGTGGACGCCAGCATGCGCTGTCACTATTGCGATCATCGGAAACGACCGCCGGGGCGTTGTCCGCGATGCGACGGGATCGCGTGCGGATGGCTCGGGTACGGGACGCAGCAGGTCGAAGCCGCCGCCCGACTCCTCGCCCCGGATGCGTCCATCGTCAGGATGGATCGCGACACAACGAGGCAACGGCGGGCACATCGGCAGATCCTCAGGGGCATGCAGCAGAGACGCACGCAGATTCTGATCGGGACGCAAATGGTCGGCAAGGGACATGACTTTCCCGGCATTACATTGGTGGGCATCCTCTCTGCCGACGCCTCAATGCAGATCCCGGATTTCAGAGCCGGGGAACGGACCTATGCGCTGCTGACGCAAGTGGCCGGACGGGCCGGCCGCGGGGACCGACCCGGCCACGTCATTGTACAGACCTACAACCCGGAACATTATTGTATTCTCGCAGCCCGGAATCACGACTATGAAGCGCTGTATAACATCGAACGGCCCCTCCGAGAGAAGCGTGGTCTCCCCCCCTTCGGCTGCCTTATCCTGCTCGTAGTCGCCTCGTCGCATGAGGGGCAGGCGCAAGAGCGGGCCGAGCGGCTCGCCAGCCTACTCGTGGGGCAGGCGGTTTCATCCCTTGCCGTCGAGGGACCCGCGCCGGCGCCGCTCTACCGCCTAAAGGGACGCTATCGCTGGCAGATCCTCGCGAAAGGTCCCGATCCGAGCACGCTGCATCACTGGGTCAAAGAGACAATCGCCCAGCTTTCGCCGTCAGAACAGACCGGAATCGAGATTGATGTCGATCCTGTCGATCTGTGTTAG
- a CDS encoding SAM-dependent methyltransferase — translation MDALLLAQFAVPRTADRVLDLGCGNGAIAFLLAHRYPDLRIAGLEVQPALADRARRGARLNEMQDRIEIVEGDLRQITHLLPAAGFDMVLCNPPYRELASGRLSPDPEIRQAKHELTATLQEAIAAVRYLLAAKGRTCLIYHTSRLVDLLNGLRAARMEPKRLRLVHSYPGAQAELSLVEARRDARPGLQILTPLFVYQARGGPVSPGMEAVYRNLNAPDIRSTVA, via the coding sequence ATGGATGCGCTCTTGCTGGCCCAGTTTGCTGTGCCGCGAACCGCCGACCGGGTTCTTGATCTCGGGTGCGGTAACGGCGCGATCGCCTTCCTGCTGGCGCATCGGTACCCGGATCTACGCATTGCCGGGCTGGAGGTCCAGCCTGCTTTGGCTGACCGGGCCCGACGGGGAGCGCGACTCAATGAGATGCAAGACCGCATCGAGATCGTAGAAGGCGACCTCCGTCAGATCACACACCTGCTGCCGGCGGCGGGTTTTGATATGGTTCTCTGCAACCCGCCATATCGGGAGTTAGCCAGCGGGCGTCTCAGTCCGGATCCTGAGATCCGACAGGCCAAGCATGAGCTGACCGCGACCCTTCAAGAGGCGATTGCGGCTGTCCGATACCTGCTCGCGGCCAAAGGACGGACGTGCCTGATCTACCATACCTCGCGGCTCGTCGACCTGCTGAACGGCCTCAGGGCGGCACGAATGGAACCAAAGAGGCTGCGGTTGGTTCATTCCTACCCGGGCGCTCAGGCGGAACTGAGCCTGGTTGAAGCGCGACGGGATGCGCGACCAGGGTTACAGATTCTTACCCCTCTGTTCGTCTATCAGGCGCGTGGCGGCCCTGTATCCCCGGGTATGGAGGCAGTCTATCGTAATCTGAATGCCCCTGATATACGGAGCACAGTTGCATGA
- a CDS encoding NAD synthetase has product MIAPSLHCELVQEILTGFIVNEVRKSGFSRVVIGLSGGVDSALSAYLGAKALGPENVLALLMPYKTSSPESREHAELAVKRLGIRSDVIDITPMVDAYFERFPESDQVRRGNKMARERMTILFDHSAYFKALVLGTSNKTELLLGYGTLYGDMASAINPLGDLYKTQVRQLARHMGIPEVIVRKAPSGDLWIGQTDEAELGFTYEEVDRVLYLMIDRRYEISEMVAAGFDEHFVRAVLAKVQTSQYKRRPPLIAKISARTIDRDFRYPRDWGK; this is encoded by the coding sequence GTGATCGCACCCTCCTTACACTGCGAACTCGTTCAAGAGATCCTGACCGGATTTATTGTCAACGAAGTGCGAAAGAGCGGCTTCAGCCGGGTCGTAATTGGGCTCTCCGGCGGGGTTGACTCGGCGCTATCCGCATATCTCGGGGCCAAGGCGCTCGGTCCGGAGAATGTCTTAGCCCTCCTGATGCCGTACAAAACCAGCAGTCCGGAAAGTCGGGAGCACGCTGAACTGGCGGTAAAGCGACTCGGCATCCGATCGGATGTCATCGACATCACGCCGATGGTGGATGCCTACTTCGAACGGTTTCCCGAGTCGGATCAGGTTCGACGCGGCAACAAGATGGCCCGCGAGCGGATGACCATCCTGTTCGATCATTCGGCTTATTTCAAGGCGCTGGTCCTCGGCACCAGCAACAAAACCGAACTGCTGCTGGGGTACGGCACGCTGTATGGCGACATGGCCAGCGCCATCAATCCCTTAGGCGATCTCTACAAGACTCAGGTCCGGCAACTGGCACGTCACATGGGTATCCCGGAGGTTATCGTCCGAAAGGCACCGAGCGGCGACCTCTGGATCGGCCAGACCGACGAGGCGGAGCTGGGTTTTACCTATGAGGAGGTCGATCGGGTCCTCTATCTGATGATCGACCGCCGTTATGAAATCTCCGAGATGGTTGCGGCCGGCTTCGACGAGCATTTCGTCAGGGCCGTTCTCGCCAAGGTCCAGACCTCCCAATACAAGCGACGCCCTCCCCTCATCGCCAAGATCTCCGCCCGTACAATCGACCGCGACTTCCGCTATCCTCGCGACTGGGGCAAATAA
- a CDS encoding carbon-nitrogen hydrolase, whose translation MSGYTIALAQMNPALGDLERNLALHEEAVEEAIGRGARLLICPELSLTGYFLKDIVSSVALPLTSPILGRLRDLSRRIDLVIGLIEESPEHLFYNAALYLSRGEIRHVHRKVYLPTYGIFDEQRYLAEGSRIRTFQADIGRSAILICEDMWHPAAAYVASLDGMGILISPSASPGRGGLEEGRTFANAQAWETINRAYAQLFTCYVLYANRVGYEDGACFWGGSEMIAPSGEPVAKAEYLSEAILVAEIDSAEVRRARMMNPLLRDERLDVTLRELERVKREGIR comes from the coding sequence ATGAGTGGCTATACCATCGCGCTTGCCCAGATGAATCCCGCCCTCGGCGATCTGGAGCGCAACCTCGCCCTGCATGAAGAGGCGGTTGAGGAGGCGATCGGCCGCGGCGCGCGCCTGCTGATCTGTCCCGAACTGAGCCTGACCGGATATTTCCTCAAGGATATCGTCTCATCCGTGGCGCTTCCCTTGACCAGTCCCATCCTCGGCAGACTCAGGGATCTGAGCCGTCGCATCGATCTTGTGATCGGGCTGATTGAGGAGTCGCCCGAACATCTCTTCTATAATGCCGCCCTCTACCTCTCCAGGGGCGAGATCAGGCATGTGCACCGCAAGGTGTATTTGCCCACATATGGGATCTTCGATGAGCAGCGGTATCTTGCGGAGGGCAGCCGGATCAGGACATTTCAAGCGGATATCGGTCGATCCGCGATCCTGATCTGCGAAGACATGTGGCACCCCGCGGCGGCGTATGTTGCCTCCCTCGATGGGATGGGGATCCTGATCTCACCATCCGCCAGTCCGGGTCGCGGGGGTCTGGAAGAGGGTCGCACGTTTGCGAACGCCCAGGCGTGGGAGACGATCAATCGGGCCTATGCCCAGCTCTTCACCTGCTACGTCCTGTATGCGAATCGGGTCGGTTACGAGGATGGGGCCTGCTTCTGGGGCGGCTCAGAGATGATCGCCCCCTCCGGCGAACCGGTGGCCAAGGCAGAGTACCTCAGCGAGGCGATCCTGGTAGCCGAAATCGATTCCGCAGAGGTTCGGCGGGCCAGAATGATGAATCCGCTGCTTCGAGATGAGCGATTGGATGTCACGCTGCGAGAACTGGAGCGGGTAAAACGGGAGGGGATCAGGTGA
- a CDS encoding cytochrome C yields the protein MRVCVLYRLCCQWLLVVMMLLIVEAAPVFGAETKGAASGQSNFEARCARCHGATGKGNGFQALALFFMFKMPDLTDLAYMQARSDDALFRSIKQGSKGGMPAYKLKLSEPEIKDLVVYIRSFTRTSSR from the coding sequence ATGCGCGTTTGTGTTCTGTATCGGCTTTGTTGCCAGTGGTTATTGGTGGTAATGATGCTGCTCATTGTGGAGGCTGCTCCCGTGTTTGGTGCGGAAACCAAAGGCGCGGCAAGCGGACAGTCGAACTTCGAGGCGAGATGTGCCAGATGCCACGGTGCAACCGGCAAGGGGAACGGGTTTCAGGCATTGGCACTTTTTTTTATGTTCAAGATGCCAGATTTGACCGATTTGGCCTATATGCAAGCACGGTCCGATGACGCCCTCTTTCGAAGTATAAAGCAGGGTAGCAAGGGGGGGATGCCCGCGTATAAATTAAAGCTTTCCGAGCCCGAGATCAAGGACCTGGTGGTCTATATCAGAAGCTTTACTAGGACGTCAAGTCGGTGA
- a CDS encoding nitric-oxide reductase, producing MMSPHSGGLVTKSHKTFGQMLLVKKYWWLHAAIVTGISVIGLVALGVWTYTSAPPLTNYVLSSTGETVIPEWQIQRGKQVFHLKGLMTYGSFWGDGGERGPDYTAEALHHTYVSMTKFYENEIAKDRPVTQADRDMISVRVRREIRENGYDEAANLIRINPAQAFAYQELITHYTRTFTDPTYEEAFMKGRIQNHISDPEDLKALAGYFFWGGWVSGANRPGFDYTYTHNWPPDPLVGNTPTFETYLWSFISIFVLFCGTMLVLYVYGEMKTLPGEPFNGRDWSLTTVDLENKGDAYVRPTQRATYKFFAFAVILFLVQVLAGILSAEDFVGGGPGSALATTVLGFTIPFTVTRGWHTIVQIYWFFMAWVGYTLFFLPRISKVPNGQRFLINLLFTLCLIVGAGALFGIYLGHTGYFSDDMAYWFGSQGWEFLELGRFWHILMLASFCLWVFIIFRAVKPWITSQNLWSVPAWLFYGSGIMVLFLFFGMFMTPSQNFAIADYWRWMNIHMWVEVTFEVFTTCIVGYMLVQMGLVNRAMAERVIFLAVMMFLVTALIGISHNFYWIAKPTGIIALGSVFSTMQVLPLLLITLDAWKMRTERVKAYENIAEGKQRFVMDGVWTFILAVNFWNIFGAGVFGSLINLPIVNYYEHGTYLTGNHAHAAMFGVKGNIAIAGMLFACQHLFQRSAWNEKLIKGVFWSLQSGLVLMMMLDLFPVGLYQVATVFKQGLWAARAQAHVTDNVWITLTWMRTVGGAIFLFGGVLPLAYFILSRAGRMVREATVVEEGEWTIYDKEKAKEREAWAAGDEAF from the coding sequence ATGATGAGTCCACATTCGGGCGGATTGGTCACGAAGAGTCATAAAACATTTGGTCAAATGTTGTTGGTAAAGAAATATTGGTGGCTTCATGCTGCGATCGTCACCGGTATTAGTGTTATCGGATTGGTTGCGCTTGGTGTCTGGACCTATACATCAGCTCCACCACTGACTAATTATGTATTGTCATCTACCGGAGAAACGGTGATTCCCGAGTGGCAAATCCAGCGTGGCAAGCAGGTATTCCACCTGAAGGGTCTGATGACGTATGGCTCGTTCTGGGGCGACGGAGGAGAACGCGGGCCGGATTACACCGCAGAAGCCCTACACCATACGTATGTATCGATGACCAAGTTCTACGAAAATGAGATCGCGAAAGATCGTCCGGTTACTCAGGCCGACCGTGACATGATCTCGGTGAGGGTACGACGAGAGATCCGCGAGAACGGGTACGACGAAGCGGCTAACCTGATTCGAATCAATCCGGCGCAGGCCTTTGCGTACCAGGAGTTAATCACGCATTACACGCGGACGTTTACGGATCCTACCTATGAAGAAGCGTTTATGAAGGGACGAATCCAGAATCATATCAGCGACCCTGAAGACCTCAAGGCGTTGGCAGGATATTTCTTCTGGGGTGGCTGGGTCTCGGGGGCAAATCGGCCGGGTTTTGACTATACTTATACCCACAACTGGCCGCCTGATCCGTTGGTCGGTAACACTCCGACGTTCGAGACCTATCTCTGGAGCTTCATCTCGATCTTCGTCCTGTTTTGCGGCACCATGCTGGTCCTGTATGTGTACGGTGAAATGAAAACCCTGCCAGGCGAGCCGTTCAACGGGCGGGATTGGTCGCTCACCACGGTTGACCTCGAAAACAAGGGCGATGCCTATGTGCGACCGACCCAGCGTGCCACCTACAAGTTCTTTGCGTTTGCCGTGATCCTGTTCCTGGTGCAGGTCCTGGCAGGTATCCTGAGCGCAGAGGATTTCGTCGGTGGGGGACCGGGTAGCGCCCTCGCGACCACAGTATTGGGATTCACCATTCCCTTCACCGTTACCAGAGGCTGGCATACCATCGTCCAGATCTACTGGTTCTTCATGGCCTGGGTCGGCTACACCCTCTTCTTCCTGCCCAGGATCTCCAAGGTGCCCAACGGTCAGCGCTTCCTGATCAACCTGCTCTTTACGTTGTGTCTGATCGTGGGCGCCGGCGCGCTGTTTGGCATCTATCTGGGCCACACCGGGTACTTCAGCGACGACATGGCCTACTGGTTCGGGAGCCAGGGTTGGGAGTTCCTGGAGCTCGGCCGCTTCTGGCATATCCTCATGCTGGCCTCGTTCTGTCTGTGGGTCTTCATCATCTTCCGCGCCGTGAAGCCGTGGATCACGAGCCAGAACCTCTGGTCGGTGCCGGCTTGGCTGTTCTACGGCAGCGGCATCATGGTGCTGTTCCTGTTCTTCGGGATGTTCATGACCCCGTCGCAGAACTTCGCCATCGCGGACTACTGGCGGTGGATGAACATCCATATGTGGGTTGAGGTGACCTTCGAGGTCTTCACCACCTGTATCGTGGGCTACATGCTGGTGCAGATGGGTCTGGTCAACCGAGCCATGGCCGAGCGGGTTATCTTCCTCGCCGTCATGATGTTCCTGGTCACCGCCCTGATCGGGATCTCCCACAACTTCTACTGGATCGCCAAGCCAACAGGGATCATCGCGCTGGGCAGCGTCTTCTCCACCATGCAGGTGCTGCCGTTGCTCTTGATTACCCTGGATGCCTGGAAGATGCGGACGGAGCGGGTGAAGGCCTATGAAAACATTGCCGAGGGCAAGCAGCGCTTCGTGATGGACGGTGTCTGGACGTTCATCCTGGCCGTCAACTTCTGGAACATCTTCGGCGCGGGCGTCTTCGGCTCGCTCATCAACCTGCCCATCGTCAACTACTATGAGCACGGCACCTACCTCACCGGCAACCATGCGCATGCGGCTATGTTCGGCGTCAAGGGTAACATCGCAATTGCCGGTATGCTGTTTGCGTGCCAGCACCTGTTCCAGCGCTCAGCTTGGAATGAGAAGCTGATTAAGGGGGTGTTCTGGTCCCTGCAGAGCGGCTTGGTGCTTATGATGATGTTGGATCTGTTCCCGGTCGGTCTGTACCAGGTTGCGACCGTCTTCAAGCAAGGCCTCTGGGCTGCCCGAGCGCAGGCGCATGTCACGGATAATGTCTGGATCACCTTGACGTGGATGCGCACCGTCGGTGGGGCGATCTTCCTCTTCGGTGGCGTCTTGCCGCTCGCCTATTTCATTCTGTCAAGGGCAGGACGAATGGTCCGTGAGGCTACTGTCGTCGAGGAAGGTGAATGGACCATCTACGATAAGGAGAAGGCGAAGGAGCGAGAAGCTTGGGCAGCCGGCGATGAGGCCTTCTAG